A single Saccopteryx bilineata isolate mSacBil1 chromosome 11, mSacBil1_pri_phased_curated, whole genome shotgun sequence DNA region contains:
- the LOC136315199 gene encoding methyl-CpG-binding domain protein 1 isoform X6 — MAEEWLDCPALGPGWKRREVFRKSGATCGRSDTYYQSPTGDRIRSKVELTRYLGPACDLTLFDFKQGILCYPAPKAPSLTLPSKKRKKPSKPVKARKCQVGQQRVEVRKEAPGNETKSDANTVSASLPAPGCCENCGISFSGDGIRRQRLKTLCKDCRAQRIAFNREQRMFKRVGCGECAACQVTEDCGACSTCLLQLPHDVASGLFCKCERRRCLRIVEKSRGCGVCRGCQTREDCGHCRVCLRPPRPGLRRQWRCVQRRCLRHLAHRLRRHHQRCQRRPPLAVAPPAGKKHSRRRGGCDAKKVARRRPRAQPLPPLPPSQPPESPELHPRALGPSPPAEFIYYCVDEDELQPYTNRRQNRKCGACAACLRRMDCGHCDFCCDKPKFGGSNQKRQKCRWRQCLQFAMKRLLPSVWAGSEDGAGSPPPYPRRKRAGSTRRPRLGHTLKPPLSTPTARQDHAQTPMKQEAGSGFVLPPPGTDLVFLREGASSPVQVPGPAPASTERVLQVKQEKADAQEDWTPGTAILTSPGLLPGCPSKAVDPGLPLVKQEPPDSEEDKEKSKDDSASDSAPEEEAGGAGTPVITEIFSLGGTRLRDTAVWLPSLQGRQSRRQDGSKVREKKKTLAPTKTSWTPRRWPGTHVTLSPPPTSMTWVSCRRNWCSSPQS, encoded by the exons CCCCACAGGAGACAGGATCCGAAGCAAAGTGGAGCTGACCCGATACCTGGGTCCTGCGTGTGACCTCACCCTCTTCGACTTCAAACAAGGCATCCTGTGCTATCCAGCCCCCAAG GCCCCTTCCTTGACTCTCCCCAGCAAGAAGCGGAAGAAACCTTCAAAGCCAGTTAAAGCTCGGAAATGTCAGGTTGGACAGCAAAGGGTTGAGGTCAGAAAGGAGGCCCCAGGGAATGAAACCAAGTCTGATGCTAACACAGTCTCAGCTTCGCTCCCTGCTCCTGG GTGCTGTGAGAACTGTGGAATCAGCTTCTCAGGGGATGGTATCCGAAGGCAGCGGCTCAAGACATTGTGCAAGGACTGCCGAG CGCAGAGAATTGCTTTCAACCGAGAGCAGAGGATGTTTAAG CGTGTGGGCTGTGGAGAGTGTGCGGCTTGCCAGGTAACTGAGGACTGCGGGGCCTGCTCCACCTGCCTTCTGCAGCTGCCCCACGATGTGGCTTCGGGGCTATTCTGCAAATGTGAGCGGAGACGGTGCCTCCGGATTGTGGAAAAG AGCCGAGGGTGTGGAGTGTGCCGGGGCTGTCAAACCCGAGAGGACTGTGGCCATTGCCGAGTCTGCCTTCGCCCTCCCCGCCCTGGTCTCAGGCGCCAGTGGAGGTGCGTCCAGCGGCGCTGCCTACGA CACCTTGCCCATCGCCTGCGTCGCCACCATCAGCGATGTCAACGACGCCCTCCCCTAGCTGTGGCTCCCCCTGCT GGTAAAAAACATAGTCGCCGCAGGGGAGGCTGCGACGCCAAGAAGGTTGCCCGACGGCGTCCCCGAGCCCAGCCATTGCCTCCGCTTCCCCCGTCGCAGCCTCCAGAGTCCCCAGAGCTG CaccccagagccctgggcccCTCGCCACCTGCCGAGTTCATCTATTACTGTGTAGACGAGGACGAGCTA CAGCCTTACACGAACCGCCGGCAGAACCGAAAGTGTGGGGCCTGTGCAGCCTGCCTGAGGCGGATGGACTGTGGCCACTGTGACTTCTGCTGTGACAAGCCCAAGTTCGGAGGCAGCAACCAGAAGCGCCAGAAGTGTCGTTGGCGCCAATGCCTGCAGTTTGCCATG AAGCGCCTGCTGCCAAGTGTCTGGGCAGGATCTGAGGATGGGGCAGGGTCACCCCCACCTTATCCTCGTCGAAAGAGGGCCGGATCAACTCGACGGCCCCGTCTGGGCCATACCCTGAAGCCCCCCTTGAGCACACCCACAGCCCGACAAGACCATGCCCAGACTCCAATGAAGCAGGAAGCAGGCAGTGGCTTCGTGTTGCCCCCACCTGGCACTGACCTTGTGTTCTTACGGGAGGGAGCAAGCAGTCCTGTGCAGGTGCCTGGCCCTGCCCCAGCTTCCACAGAACGCGTGTTACAG GTGAAGCAAGAGAAGGCGGATGCCCAGGAAGACTGGACACCAGGCACAGCCATCCTGACTTCTCCTGGATTGCTGCCTGGCTGCCCCAGCAAG GCAGTAGATCCAGGCTTGCCACTTGTGAAGCAAGAGCCACCTGACTCTGAGGAGGACAAGGAGAAGAGCAAGGATGACTCGGCCTCTGATTCCGCtccagaggaggaggcaggaggtgcTGGCACACCTGTG ATCACGGAGATTTTCAGCCTGGGTGGAACCCGCCTCCGGGACACAGCAGTCTGGTTGCCAAG TCTGCAGGGCAGGCAATCGAGAAGGCAAGATGGAAGTAAAGTGCGGGAGAAGAAGAAGACATTGGCGCCCACAAAGACAAGCTGGACCCCCCGCAGATGGCCTGGAACCCATGTCACTCTCTCACCACCTCCAACTTCGATGACGTGGGTGTCCTGCAGAAGAAACTGGTGCTCTTCACCACAGAGTTAA
- the LOC136315199 gene encoding methyl-CpG-binding domain protein 1 isoform X26, translated as MAEEWLDCPALGPGWKRREVFRKSGATCGRSDTYYQSPTGDRIRSKVELTRYLGPACDLTLFDFKQGILCYPAPKAPSLTLPSKKRKKPSKPVKARKCQVGQQRVEVRKEAPGNETKSDANTVSASLPAPGCCENCGISFSGDGIRRQRLKTLCKDCRAQRIAFNREQRMFKRVGCGECAACQVTEDCGACSTCLLQLPHDVASGLFCKCERRRCLRIVEKSRGCGVCRGCQTREDCGHCRVCLRPPRPGLRRQWRCVQRRCLRGKKHSRRRGGCDAKKVARRRPRAQPLPPLPPSQPPESPELQPYTNRRQNRKCGACAACLRRMDCGHCDFCCDKPKFGGSNQKRQKCRWRQCLQFAMKRLLPSVWAGSEDGAGSPPPYPRRKRAGSTRRPRLGHTLKPPLSTPTARQDHAQTPMKQEAGSGFVLPPPGTDLVFLREGASSPVQVPGPAPASTERVLQEAQCPGLSWVVALPQVKQEKADAQEDWTPGTAILTSPGLLPGCPSKAVDPGLPLVKQEPPDSEEDKEKSKDDSASDSAPEEEAGGAGTPVITEIFSLGGTRLRDTAVWLPRAGNREGKMEVKCGRRRRHWRPQRQAGPPADGLEPMSLSHHLQLR; from the exons CCCCACAGGAGACAGGATCCGAAGCAAAGTGGAGCTGACCCGATACCTGGGTCCTGCGTGTGACCTCACCCTCTTCGACTTCAAACAAGGCATCCTGTGCTATCCAGCCCCCAAG GCCCCTTCCTTGACTCTCCCCAGCAAGAAGCGGAAGAAACCTTCAAAGCCAGTTAAAGCTCGGAAATGTCAGGTTGGACAGCAAAGGGTTGAGGTCAGAAAGGAGGCCCCAGGGAATGAAACCAAGTCTGATGCTAACACAGTCTCAGCTTCGCTCCCTGCTCCTGG GTGCTGTGAGAACTGTGGAATCAGCTTCTCAGGGGATGGTATCCGAAGGCAGCGGCTCAAGACATTGTGCAAGGACTGCCGAG CGCAGAGAATTGCTTTCAACCGAGAGCAGAGGATGTTTAAG CGTGTGGGCTGTGGAGAGTGTGCGGCTTGCCAGGTAACTGAGGACTGCGGGGCCTGCTCCACCTGCCTTCTGCAGCTGCCCCACGATGTGGCTTCGGGGCTATTCTGCAAATGTGAGCGGAGACGGTGCCTCCGGATTGTGGAAAAG AGCCGAGGGTGTGGAGTGTGCCGGGGCTGTCAAACCCGAGAGGACTGTGGCCATTGCCGAGTCTGCCTTCGCCCTCCCCGCCCTGGTCTCAGGCGCCAGTGGAGGTGCGTCCAGCGGCGCTGCCTACGA GGTAAAAAACATAGTCGCCGCAGGGGAGGCTGCGACGCCAAGAAGGTTGCCCGACGGCGTCCCCGAGCCCAGCCATTGCCTCCGCTTCCCCCGTCGCAGCCTCCAGAGTCCCCAGAGCTG CAGCCTTACACGAACCGCCGGCAGAACCGAAAGTGTGGGGCCTGTGCAGCCTGCCTGAGGCGGATGGACTGTGGCCACTGTGACTTCTGCTGTGACAAGCCCAAGTTCGGAGGCAGCAACCAGAAGCGCCAGAAGTGTCGTTGGCGCCAATGCCTGCAGTTTGCCATG AAGCGCCTGCTGCCAAGTGTCTGGGCAGGATCTGAGGATGGGGCAGGGTCACCCCCACCTTATCCTCGTCGAAAGAGGGCCGGATCAACTCGACGGCCCCGTCTGGGCCATACCCTGAAGCCCCCCTTGAGCACACCCACAGCCCGACAAGACCATGCCCAGACTCCAATGAAGCAGGAAGCAGGCAGTGGCTTCGTGTTGCCCCCACCTGGCACTGACCTTGTGTTCTTACGGGAGGGAGCAAGCAGTCCTGTGCAGGTGCCTGGCCCTGCCCCAGCTTCCACAGAACGCGTGTTACAG GAGGCCCAGTGCCCTGGCCTGAGTTGGGTTGTGGCCTTACCCCAGGTGAAGCAAGAGAAGGCGGATGCCCAGGAAGACTGGACACCAGGCACAGCCATCCTGACTTCTCCTGGATTGCTGCCTGGCTGCCCCAGCAAG GCAGTAGATCCAGGCTTGCCACTTGTGAAGCAAGAGCCACCTGACTCTGAGGAGGACAAGGAGAAGAGCAAGGATGACTCGGCCTCTGATTCCGCtccagaggaggaggcaggaggtgcTGGCACACCTGTG ATCACGGAGATTTTCAGCCTGGGTGGAACCCGCCTCCGGGACACAGCAGTCTGGTTGCCAAG GGCAGGCAATCGAGAAGGCAAGATGGAAGTAAAGTGCGGGAGAAGAAGAAGACATTGGCGCCCACAAAGACAAGCTGGACCCCCCGCAGATGGCCTGGAACCCATGTCACTCTCTCACCACCTCCAACTTCGATGA
- the LOC136315199 gene encoding methyl-CpG-binding domain protein 1 isoform X36 codes for MAEEWLDCPALGPGWKRREVFRKSGATCGRSDTYYQSPTGDRIRSKVELTRYLGPACDLTLFDFKQGILCYPAPKAPSLTLPSKKRKKPSKPVKARKCQVGQQRVEVRKEAPGNETKSDANTVSASLPAPGCCENCGISFSGDGIRRQRLKTLCKDCRAQRIAFNREQRMFKRVGCGECAACQVTEDCGACSTCLLQLPHDVASGLFCKCERRRCLRIVEKSRGCGVCRGCQTREDCGHCRVCLRPPRPGLRRQWRCVQRRCLRGKKHSRRRGGCDAKKVARRRPRAQPLPPLPPSQPPESPELHPRALGPSPPAEFIYYCVDEDELQPYTNRRQNRKCGACAACLRRMDCGHCDFCCDKPKFGGSNQKRQKCRWRQCLQFAMKRLLPSVWAGSEDGAGSPPPYPRRKRAGSTRRPRLGHTLKPPLSTPTARQDHAQTPMKQEAGSGFVLPPPGTDLVFLREGASSPVQVPGPAPASTERVLQVKQEKADAQEDWTPGTAILTSPGLLPGCPSKAVDPGLPLVKQEPPDSEEDKEKSKDDSASDSAPEEEAGGAGTPVITEIFSLGGTRLRDTAVWLPRSKDLKKPGTRKQ; via the exons CCCCACAGGAGACAGGATCCGAAGCAAAGTGGAGCTGACCCGATACCTGGGTCCTGCGTGTGACCTCACCCTCTTCGACTTCAAACAAGGCATCCTGTGCTATCCAGCCCCCAAG GCCCCTTCCTTGACTCTCCCCAGCAAGAAGCGGAAGAAACCTTCAAAGCCAGTTAAAGCTCGGAAATGTCAGGTTGGACAGCAAAGGGTTGAGGTCAGAAAGGAGGCCCCAGGGAATGAAACCAAGTCTGATGCTAACACAGTCTCAGCTTCGCTCCCTGCTCCTGG GTGCTGTGAGAACTGTGGAATCAGCTTCTCAGGGGATGGTATCCGAAGGCAGCGGCTCAAGACATTGTGCAAGGACTGCCGAG CGCAGAGAATTGCTTTCAACCGAGAGCAGAGGATGTTTAAG CGTGTGGGCTGTGGAGAGTGTGCGGCTTGCCAGGTAACTGAGGACTGCGGGGCCTGCTCCACCTGCCTTCTGCAGCTGCCCCACGATGTGGCTTCGGGGCTATTCTGCAAATGTGAGCGGAGACGGTGCCTCCGGATTGTGGAAAAG AGCCGAGGGTGTGGAGTGTGCCGGGGCTGTCAAACCCGAGAGGACTGTGGCCATTGCCGAGTCTGCCTTCGCCCTCCCCGCCCTGGTCTCAGGCGCCAGTGGAGGTGCGTCCAGCGGCGCTGCCTACGA GGTAAAAAACATAGTCGCCGCAGGGGAGGCTGCGACGCCAAGAAGGTTGCCCGACGGCGTCCCCGAGCCCAGCCATTGCCTCCGCTTCCCCCGTCGCAGCCTCCAGAGTCCCCAGAGCTG CaccccagagccctgggcccCTCGCCACCTGCCGAGTTCATCTATTACTGTGTAGACGAGGACGAGCTA CAGCCTTACACGAACCGCCGGCAGAACCGAAAGTGTGGGGCCTGTGCAGCCTGCCTGAGGCGGATGGACTGTGGCCACTGTGACTTCTGCTGTGACAAGCCCAAGTTCGGAGGCAGCAACCAGAAGCGCCAGAAGTGTCGTTGGCGCCAATGCCTGCAGTTTGCCATG AAGCGCCTGCTGCCAAGTGTCTGGGCAGGATCTGAGGATGGGGCAGGGTCACCCCCACCTTATCCTCGTCGAAAGAGGGCCGGATCAACTCGACGGCCCCGTCTGGGCCATACCCTGAAGCCCCCCTTGAGCACACCCACAGCCCGACAAGACCATGCCCAGACTCCAATGAAGCAGGAAGCAGGCAGTGGCTTCGTGTTGCCCCCACCTGGCACTGACCTTGTGTTCTTACGGGAGGGAGCAAGCAGTCCTGTGCAGGTGCCTGGCCCTGCCCCAGCTTCCACAGAACGCGTGTTACAG GTGAAGCAAGAGAAGGCGGATGCCCAGGAAGACTGGACACCAGGCACAGCCATCCTGACTTCTCCTGGATTGCTGCCTGGCTGCCCCAGCAAG GCAGTAGATCCAGGCTTGCCACTTGTGAAGCAAGAGCCACCTGACTCTGAGGAGGACAAGGAGAAGAGCAAGGATGACTCGGCCTCTGATTCCGCtccagaggaggaggcaggaggtgcTGGCACACCTGTG ATCACGGAGATTTTCAGCCTGGGTGGAACCCGCCTCCGGGACACAGCAGTCTGGTTGCCAAG GTCTAAGGACCTTAAAAAACCTGGAACTAGAAAGCAGTAG
- the LOC136315199 gene encoding methyl-CpG-binding domain protein 1 isoform X23 — MAEEWLDCPALGPGWKRREVFRKSGATCGRSDTYYQSPTGDRIRSKVELTRYLGPACDLTLFDFKQGILCYPAPKAPSLTLPSKKRKKPSKPVKARKCQVGQQRVEVRKEAPGNETKSDANTVSASLPAPGCCENCGISFSGDGIRRQRLKTLCKDCRAQRIAFNREQRMFKRVGCGECAACQVTEDCGACSTCLLQLPHDVASGLFCKCERRRCLRIVEKSRGCGVCRGCQTREDCGHCRVCLRPPRPGLRRQWRCVQRRCLRGKKHSRRRGGCDAKKVARRRPRAQPLPPLPPSQPPESPELHPRALGPSPPAEFIYYCVDEDELQPYTNRRQNRKCGACAACLRRMDCGHCDFCCDKPKFGGSNQKRQKCRWRQCLQFAMKRLLPSVWAGSEDGAGSPPPYPRRKRAGSTRRPRLGHTLKPPLSTPTARQDHAQTPMKQEAGSGFVLPPPGTDLVFLREGASSPVQVPGPAPASTERVLQVKQEKADAQEDWTPGTAILTSPGLLPGCPSKAVDPGLPLVKQEPPDSEEDKEKSKDDSASDSAPEEEAGGAGTPVITEIFSLGGTRLRDTAVWLPRAGNREGKMEVKCGRRRRHWRPQRQAGPPADGLEPMSLSHHLQLR; from the exons CCCCACAGGAGACAGGATCCGAAGCAAAGTGGAGCTGACCCGATACCTGGGTCCTGCGTGTGACCTCACCCTCTTCGACTTCAAACAAGGCATCCTGTGCTATCCAGCCCCCAAG GCCCCTTCCTTGACTCTCCCCAGCAAGAAGCGGAAGAAACCTTCAAAGCCAGTTAAAGCTCGGAAATGTCAGGTTGGACAGCAAAGGGTTGAGGTCAGAAAGGAGGCCCCAGGGAATGAAACCAAGTCTGATGCTAACACAGTCTCAGCTTCGCTCCCTGCTCCTGG GTGCTGTGAGAACTGTGGAATCAGCTTCTCAGGGGATGGTATCCGAAGGCAGCGGCTCAAGACATTGTGCAAGGACTGCCGAG CGCAGAGAATTGCTTTCAACCGAGAGCAGAGGATGTTTAAG CGTGTGGGCTGTGGAGAGTGTGCGGCTTGCCAGGTAACTGAGGACTGCGGGGCCTGCTCCACCTGCCTTCTGCAGCTGCCCCACGATGTGGCTTCGGGGCTATTCTGCAAATGTGAGCGGAGACGGTGCCTCCGGATTGTGGAAAAG AGCCGAGGGTGTGGAGTGTGCCGGGGCTGTCAAACCCGAGAGGACTGTGGCCATTGCCGAGTCTGCCTTCGCCCTCCCCGCCCTGGTCTCAGGCGCCAGTGGAGGTGCGTCCAGCGGCGCTGCCTACGA GGTAAAAAACATAGTCGCCGCAGGGGAGGCTGCGACGCCAAGAAGGTTGCCCGACGGCGTCCCCGAGCCCAGCCATTGCCTCCGCTTCCCCCGTCGCAGCCTCCAGAGTCCCCAGAGCTG CaccccagagccctgggcccCTCGCCACCTGCCGAGTTCATCTATTACTGTGTAGACGAGGACGAGCTA CAGCCTTACACGAACCGCCGGCAGAACCGAAAGTGTGGGGCCTGTGCAGCCTGCCTGAGGCGGATGGACTGTGGCCACTGTGACTTCTGCTGTGACAAGCCCAAGTTCGGAGGCAGCAACCAGAAGCGCCAGAAGTGTCGTTGGCGCCAATGCCTGCAGTTTGCCATG AAGCGCCTGCTGCCAAGTGTCTGGGCAGGATCTGAGGATGGGGCAGGGTCACCCCCACCTTATCCTCGTCGAAAGAGGGCCGGATCAACTCGACGGCCCCGTCTGGGCCATACCCTGAAGCCCCCCTTGAGCACACCCACAGCCCGACAAGACCATGCCCAGACTCCAATGAAGCAGGAAGCAGGCAGTGGCTTCGTGTTGCCCCCACCTGGCACTGACCTTGTGTTCTTACGGGAGGGAGCAAGCAGTCCTGTGCAGGTGCCTGGCCCTGCCCCAGCTTCCACAGAACGCGTGTTACAG GTGAAGCAAGAGAAGGCGGATGCCCAGGAAGACTGGACACCAGGCACAGCCATCCTGACTTCTCCTGGATTGCTGCCTGGCTGCCCCAGCAAG GCAGTAGATCCAGGCTTGCCACTTGTGAAGCAAGAGCCACCTGACTCTGAGGAGGACAAGGAGAAGAGCAAGGATGACTCGGCCTCTGATTCCGCtccagaggaggaggcaggaggtgcTGGCACACCTGTG ATCACGGAGATTTTCAGCCTGGGTGGAACCCGCCTCCGGGACACAGCAGTCTGGTTGCCAAG GGCAGGCAATCGAGAAGGCAAGATGGAAGTAAAGTGCGGGAGAAGAAGAAGACATTGGCGCCCACAAAGACAAGCTGGACCCCCCGCAGATGGCCTGGAACCCATGTCACTCTCTCACCACCTCCAACTTCGATGA
- the LOC136315199 gene encoding methyl-CpG-binding domain protein 1 isoform X11 encodes MAEEWLDCPALGPGWKRREVFRKSGATCGRSDTYYQSPTGDRIRSKVELTRYLGPACDLTLFDFKQGILCYPAPKAPSLTLPSKKRKKPSKPVKARKCQVGQQRVEVRKEAPGNETKSDANTVSASLPAPGCCENCGISFSGDGIRRQRLKTLCKDCRAQRIAFNREQRMFKRVGCGECAACQVTEDCGACSTCLLQLPHDVASGLFCKCERRRCLRIVEKSRGCGVCRGCQTREDCGHCRVCLRPPRPGLRRQWRCVQRRCLRGKKHSRRRGGCDAKKVARRRPRAQPLPPLPPSQPPESPELHPRALGPSPPAEFIYYCVDEDELPYTNRRQNRKCGACAACLRRMDCGHCDFCCDKPKFGGSNQKRQKCRWRQCLQFAMKRLLPSVWAGSEDGAGSPPPYPRRKRAGSTRRPRLGHTLKPPLSTPTARQDHAQTPMKQEAGSGFVLPPPGTDLVFLREGASSPVQVPGPAPASTERVLQEAQCPGLSWVVALPQVKQEKADAQEDWTPGTAILTSPGLLPGCPSKAVDPGLPLVKQEPPDSEEDKEKSKDDSASDSAPEEEAGGAGTPVITEIFSLGGTRLRDTAVWLPSLQGRQSRRQDGSKVREKKKTLAPTKTSWTPRRWPGTHVTLSPPPTSMTWVSCRRNWCSSPQS; translated from the exons CCCCACAGGAGACAGGATCCGAAGCAAAGTGGAGCTGACCCGATACCTGGGTCCTGCGTGTGACCTCACCCTCTTCGACTTCAAACAAGGCATCCTGTGCTATCCAGCCCCCAAG GCCCCTTCCTTGACTCTCCCCAGCAAGAAGCGGAAGAAACCTTCAAAGCCAGTTAAAGCTCGGAAATGTCAGGTTGGACAGCAAAGGGTTGAGGTCAGAAAGGAGGCCCCAGGGAATGAAACCAAGTCTGATGCTAACACAGTCTCAGCTTCGCTCCCTGCTCCTGG GTGCTGTGAGAACTGTGGAATCAGCTTCTCAGGGGATGGTATCCGAAGGCAGCGGCTCAAGACATTGTGCAAGGACTGCCGAG CGCAGAGAATTGCTTTCAACCGAGAGCAGAGGATGTTTAAG CGTGTGGGCTGTGGAGAGTGTGCGGCTTGCCAGGTAACTGAGGACTGCGGGGCCTGCTCCACCTGCCTTCTGCAGCTGCCCCACGATGTGGCTTCGGGGCTATTCTGCAAATGTGAGCGGAGACGGTGCCTCCGGATTGTGGAAAAG AGCCGAGGGTGTGGAGTGTGCCGGGGCTGTCAAACCCGAGAGGACTGTGGCCATTGCCGAGTCTGCCTTCGCCCTCCCCGCCCTGGTCTCAGGCGCCAGTGGAGGTGCGTCCAGCGGCGCTGCCTACGA GGTAAAAAACATAGTCGCCGCAGGGGAGGCTGCGACGCCAAGAAGGTTGCCCGACGGCGTCCCCGAGCCCAGCCATTGCCTCCGCTTCCCCCGTCGCAGCCTCCAGAGTCCCCAGAGCTG CaccccagagccctgggcccCTCGCCACCTGCCGAGTTCATCTATTACTGTGTAGACGAGGACGAGCTA CCTTACACGAACCGCCGGCAGAACCGAAAGTGTGGGGCCTGTGCAGCCTGCCTGAGGCGGATGGACTGTGGCCACTGTGACTTCTGCTGTGACAAGCCCAAGTTCGGAGGCAGCAACCAGAAGCGCCAGAAGTGTCGTTGGCGCCAATGCCTGCAGTTTGCCATG AAGCGCCTGCTGCCAAGTGTCTGGGCAGGATCTGAGGATGGGGCAGGGTCACCCCCACCTTATCCTCGTCGAAAGAGGGCCGGATCAACTCGACGGCCCCGTCTGGGCCATACCCTGAAGCCCCCCTTGAGCACACCCACAGCCCGACAAGACCATGCCCAGACTCCAATGAAGCAGGAAGCAGGCAGTGGCTTCGTGTTGCCCCCACCTGGCACTGACCTTGTGTTCTTACGGGAGGGAGCAAGCAGTCCTGTGCAGGTGCCTGGCCCTGCCCCAGCTTCCACAGAACGCGTGTTACAG GAGGCCCAGTGCCCTGGCCTGAGTTGGGTTGTGGCCTTACCCCAGGTGAAGCAAGAGAAGGCGGATGCCCAGGAAGACTGGACACCAGGCACAGCCATCCTGACTTCTCCTGGATTGCTGCCTGGCTGCCCCAGCAAG GCAGTAGATCCAGGCTTGCCACTTGTGAAGCAAGAGCCACCTGACTCTGAGGAGGACAAGGAGAAGAGCAAGGATGACTCGGCCTCTGATTCCGCtccagaggaggaggcaggaggtgcTGGCACACCTGTG ATCACGGAGATTTTCAGCCTGGGTGGAACCCGCCTCCGGGACACAGCAGTCTGGTTGCCAAG TCTGCAGGGCAGGCAATCGAGAAGGCAAGATGGAAGTAAAGTGCGGGAGAAGAAGAAGACATTGGCGCCCACAAAGACAAGCTGGACCCCCCGCAGATGGCCTGGAACCCATGTCACTCTCTCACCACCTCCAACTTCGATGACGTGGGTGTCCTGCAGAAGAAACTGGTGCTCTTCACCACAGAGTTAA
- the LOC136315199 gene encoding methyl-CpG-binding domain protein 1 isoform X30 produces the protein MAEEWLDCPALGPGWKRREVFRKSGATCGRSDTYYQSPTGDRIRSKVELTRYLGPACDLTLFDFKQGILCYPAPKAPSLTLPSKKRKKPSKPVKARKCQVGQQRVEVRKEAPGNETKSDANTVSASLPAPGCCENCGISFSGDGIRRQRLKTLCKDCRAQRIAFNREQRMFKRVGCGECAACQVTEDCGACSTCLLQLPHDVASGLFCKCERRRCLRIVEKSRGCGVCRGCQTREDCGHCRVCLRPPRPGLRRQWRCVQRRCLRHLAHRLRRHHQRCQRRPPLAVAPPAGKKHSRRRGGCDAKKVARRRPRAQPLPPLPPSQPPESPELQPYTNRRQNRKCGACAACLRRMDCGHCDFCCDKPKFGGSNQKRQKCRWRQCLQFAMKRLLPSVWAGSEDGAGSPPPYPRRKRAGSTRRPRLGHTLKPPLSTPTARQDHAQTPMKQEAGSGFVLPPPGTDLVFLREGASSPVQVPGPAPASTERVLQAVDPGLPLVKQEPPDSEEDKEKSKDDSASDSAPEEEAGGAGTPVITEIFSLGGTRLRDTAVWLPSLQGRQSRRQDGSKVREKKKTLAPTKTSWTPRRWPGTHVTLSPPPTSMTWVSCRRNWCSSPQS, from the exons CCCCACAGGAGACAGGATCCGAAGCAAAGTGGAGCTGACCCGATACCTGGGTCCTGCGTGTGACCTCACCCTCTTCGACTTCAAACAAGGCATCCTGTGCTATCCAGCCCCCAAG GCCCCTTCCTTGACTCTCCCCAGCAAGAAGCGGAAGAAACCTTCAAAGCCAGTTAAAGCTCGGAAATGTCAGGTTGGACAGCAAAGGGTTGAGGTCAGAAAGGAGGCCCCAGGGAATGAAACCAAGTCTGATGCTAACACAGTCTCAGCTTCGCTCCCTGCTCCTGG GTGCTGTGAGAACTGTGGAATCAGCTTCTCAGGGGATGGTATCCGAAGGCAGCGGCTCAAGACATTGTGCAAGGACTGCCGAG CGCAGAGAATTGCTTTCAACCGAGAGCAGAGGATGTTTAAG CGTGTGGGCTGTGGAGAGTGTGCGGCTTGCCAGGTAACTGAGGACTGCGGGGCCTGCTCCACCTGCCTTCTGCAGCTGCCCCACGATGTGGCTTCGGGGCTATTCTGCAAATGTGAGCGGAGACGGTGCCTCCGGATTGTGGAAAAG AGCCGAGGGTGTGGAGTGTGCCGGGGCTGTCAAACCCGAGAGGACTGTGGCCATTGCCGAGTCTGCCTTCGCCCTCCCCGCCCTGGTCTCAGGCGCCAGTGGAGGTGCGTCCAGCGGCGCTGCCTACGA CACCTTGCCCATCGCCTGCGTCGCCACCATCAGCGATGTCAACGACGCCCTCCCCTAGCTGTGGCTCCCCCTGCT GGTAAAAAACATAGTCGCCGCAGGGGAGGCTGCGACGCCAAGAAGGTTGCCCGACGGCGTCCCCGAGCCCAGCCATTGCCTCCGCTTCCCCCGTCGCAGCCTCCAGAGTCCCCAGAGCTG CAGCCTTACACGAACCGCCGGCAGAACCGAAAGTGTGGGGCCTGTGCAGCCTGCCTGAGGCGGATGGACTGTGGCCACTGTGACTTCTGCTGTGACAAGCCCAAGTTCGGAGGCAGCAACCAGAAGCGCCAGAAGTGTCGTTGGCGCCAATGCCTGCAGTTTGCCATG AAGCGCCTGCTGCCAAGTGTCTGGGCAGGATCTGAGGATGGGGCAGGGTCACCCCCACCTTATCCTCGTCGAAAGAGGGCCGGATCAACTCGACGGCCCCGTCTGGGCCATACCCTGAAGCCCCCCTTGAGCACACCCACAGCCCGACAAGACCATGCCCAGACTCCAATGAAGCAGGAAGCAGGCAGTGGCTTCGTGTTGCCCCCACCTGGCACTGACCTTGTGTTCTTACGGGAGGGAGCAAGCAGTCCTGTGCAGGTGCCTGGCCCTGCCCCAGCTTCCACAGAACGCGTGTTACAG GCAGTAGATCCAGGCTTGCCACTTGTGAAGCAAGAGCCACCTGACTCTGAGGAGGACAAGGAGAAGAGCAAGGATGACTCGGCCTCTGATTCCGCtccagaggaggaggcaggaggtgcTGGCACACCTGTG ATCACGGAGATTTTCAGCCTGGGTGGAACCCGCCTCCGGGACACAGCAGTCTGGTTGCCAAG TCTGCAGGGCAGGCAATCGAGAAGGCAAGATGGAAGTAAAGTGCGGGAGAAGAAGAAGACATTGGCGCCCACAAAGACAAGCTGGACCCCCCGCAGATGGCCTGGAACCCATGTCACTCTCTCACCACCTCCAACTTCGATGACGTGGGTGTCCTGCAGAAGAAACTGGTGCTCTTCACCACAGAGTTAA